The sequence CGACGGTATCAGCAATCCGATCTATGCAAGGCTCTGGAAACGCAGTCCCGTTGTCCCACATCAGCTCGTCGTTCACCGAAAGCTGAGACGCAATCAAGGGAAAGAGTCAAAAATCGAAACGAATTTTTCGGAGAATCTAAGAGAGATTTGACTCACAGGCTTGTCGGGGACGATGTGTTTGCCGACGGGGAGACCCATGCCGGCGCGTTGGCGGAGAGAAGAGGCGGCGGATCGGGCAACGATGCCGTTTCCACCCATGATTCGTGAGGCCACACCGCTCAATCTTCCTGCCATTTTCGCTTTGTTTCAGGTTTCCCTTCTTCTCTCGCAGGAGATCCAAAATTAATCTAGTTAGTACTGATCAAAATCACCAAACGACGTCGTGGAGGCTAACCCTTCAGCTCAGCCAGAGGTTTTAGTGTAAGTAATCTTTTTTAGTGTAAGTAATCTgtgttacaaagaaaaaaaaagtgtaagtaatctttagaaaaaaaaaaaactctgatGAAGTCTTATGGGATgcttctacttttttttttgctcaactTATGGGATGCTTCTACTTACTTAGGTCTGGATATTTCTTTGTAAGAAAACTATAtgtttatttctctttctttgatttttatGCAGAATCTTTGGAACAATAAAGTATGGTCTCTTACCGTAATATTATAAGCAAATGGAGGCTATCACACACTTTTACCcaagattagtttttttttttcttagtttccgcaataatataattttacatgaaCGTTGCTTTGTTGGTTAGCCGCTGACCTTAGCTATCATATATGGTAAATCAGTAAATGAGTTTGCcaattttttactctaaaatctTTTTGTTCTTACAAGGCGGAGTTTGGTATTTTCTGATTCATCCTCAAAAGCTAAACGACAATGTTTTTTGCTGTTTTGGTcttttagatgtggattgtTAGTAACCACTAACTAGAGACCCCTTCAGTCCTTGTGTTTTCTTTAATAGAGCTGTTATTTTGCATTTGTTTAGAGtttaattataatttgattCATACACGTTGTAGTTATTTGTCTGTGTTTTATAGTTTTATCTAATGCAGAACATATCAGGGTAGTAATCTCAAGCAAAACATGATATAACTCTAAGCAAACCATGATATAACTCTAAGATTTGGAACAAGAAAGATGAGAAAGTGGGAGATAAAGTGAGGAAAGCTAAGCATTGATCTGGTTTGTTGAAGGAGCTTCCGTTGATGGTGTAGAGTCTAAGGTGCTTTGTAAGAAGATAGAAGTCCGGCAAGTAGGACATGATGAGCGGGAAGATAGCCACTTGTGGATGCACTTGACATGGAACCCATGATGACATTTCTCCAGCACTTGGATGCTCTCACCTTGTTCGAACTCAGACAAGCAGATAGCACACTCTGCTTCAGCTCCTGCAAGCTCGAGGTCTGAGGAGTAGACAAGCGTAGGAGTTGCTATGGTGAATGAACCATCCGCTTCAGGATCAGGCTTGTGGTCGTTGTCGTCATTCTCGGGAGTTGTTGGCCGAAGAAAGCAACGGATCGCAGCGCATAGAGAGAGAGCACATATGAGAGCAGAGAAGATAAGTATGAGGAGGACGGATGCGTTTGCTTGGAAGTCAGTAGAGTTGGAGTAAGGCTTCCATCTGCAACTATTGGAGTTACATTCTGAAGAGGCAGAGGACAATGGTGAAGCTGCAGCTACTTCTGCTACTAGCAAACGCATCTTAATTGCTTTGAGAGAGTCTCGTGGGTTTAGATAACCTTATAGACAAGTGTGGGGACAATGGTGGCTGTTCCAGTGAAGTCTTGAAGCTCTCAGAGGAGTTGAGGGATTAGGACTGTTAACACTCGCTTCTCTCTCTTTTGGTCCACTTCACATAAATGGATATTATTGTGTGATTGCTCTCTTTGTCCTCTTGGCTTATCATCAACCACATGGTCGCCACATGTCGCCTTCACACTGCGATTACCTACATTCTAGGCAATACATTGCTCGTGTATTTATTCATGTTTGAGTAAGTCAATCAATATCTATATTTTGAAAAGGACAAAGAGAAAGACAAGAACATAATACACAACTTAAATTGTTTCTTTGTCTCTTTATATAActcattttacatttttcttacttcaagataaaaagaaacaaaaccccAAATTAGAAAAAGggtgaaaaataaaaactataacaaCAATCAAAATAGTaagaaagtaaataatttttttttgaacaattacttctttttttttcatcttctaAAAAACTCTTCTGCAAATAGTGTCAAATCATCATCTGATCTCCAGGGAATGAGTTTCTCACTTCTCTAAGCTGCAATTCCTGCAACAACAACACCACCATATTCATATGATTCATCAGATTTTTCCCAAGAACACAAATGTTTCAAGCTCTCAGACTCAGATGAGAAAAGCAATATATAATTCATACCTCCGTTTGGTTGCCTGTTGATGTATCCAGCTGGTCCTCTAGACATGAAGTCAAACGCTCCCATTCTTTCCTCCGCCTTTGCAGGCAGCGAAAGCCACGCCGAGTCACTGTACAGAGAGTCATTCTCCAAGCTGCTTGAGCCGCTGCTGTAACCACCAACATGAGCCCCTCTCATTGCTTCTAATCCTAAGCCTCCTCCTCCCTCACTGCGGTAGCTATTACGTCCCCAGTTGTCTCCGATGCTGCCTAGTGAAGACATTCCATTGAAGCTGCTTCTAGATATTGGTGAGTTCGACATGTAACCTAGACCACCACCATTACCCCATAACTGGTTCTTTGTTGCTGCATTTAACACAGAGCCGTTCCCAACTCCT is a genomic window of Brassica napus cultivar Da-Ae chromosome A2, Da-Ae, whole genome shotgun sequence containing:
- the LOC106401131 gene encoding NADH dehydrogenase [ubiquinone] 1 beta subcomplex subunit 8, mitochondrial produces the protein MAGRLSGVASRIMGGNGIVARSAASSLRQRAGMGLPVGKHIVPDKPLSVNDELMWDNGTAFPEPCIDRIADTVGKYEALGWLCGGLSFFAGLGMLAVLNDKASKVPFTPRVYPYDNLRVELGGEP
- the LOC106401124 gene encoding RING-H2 finger protein ATL79 encodes the protein MRLLVAEVAAASPLSSASSECNSNSCRWKPYSNSTDFQANASVLLILIFSALICALSLCAAIRCFLRPTTPENDDNDHKPDPEADGSFTIATPTLVYSSDLELAGAEAECAICLSEFEQGESIQVLEKCHHGFHVKCIHKWLSSRSSCPTCRTSIFLQSTLDSTPSTEAPSTNQINA